Part of the Pieris napi chromosome 6, ilPieNapi1.2, whole genome shotgun sequence genome, ttttacgtctACCCTCTACGCTATAAGCTTTAATCGACTAAGAAGTCATCATTGCCCATAGGTCTATGTACAATGAATGGGACATCAAAGACTGTATGTCTCACATTCGAGACGACCTCTATAGAATTACAACTGAAGAGCGAGTCATGGACCTAGTCCAACGTGCTTGTTGGGCAGGCTCCCTAGCAAATTCCATCTACTGTGAGGAAGAGAGAGTTGAAAGCATGACACGGCTGAGGCTCTGCGGCTTCGTGTATGAAAACTTTAAGTCCTCATCATGTTCTGTGGCGAGCGTTGGAGTGCCGTTTGAGGAAACCTTGAAGGTCGCTGACAAAATTGAAATGACACGGGTTAGTTCACACTGGTATATTCTGAGGTAAGGTTATGTCGTGTTGTATGAATGATATGTACCAATTTCCagtatatttgtatttgaaCGAATGACCGTTGGTTCGTTCTAAAAGATCTTATTTAATATcacacataaaaattattcttaccTTTGTGTTGTTGCAAACTGTAGAGAGACTTAGATCTAAAacttgataatttattttttccggAAAGGATAAATTACAACGCAACGTTTGTCATTATAATGGATTCAGGATAAGTATAATTTCAGTATAAACCTCCAGAACGTAAAGAATTGCCGTCAAATCCTCGCGCCGGGTTTGAGTACTATGAGCTAGGGCCTGGCAGCGACACTTGCATTGCTGCGGTTATTCCTGGTTGTGGGGCCAGCGACTTGACGTTAGTATATATAAagtgtatattatttactttaattctaCTGTTCACCTGAAGTTAATAAATAGTGATAGAAAAAAACCATTGGCACTACTACCTTTTTATGTCTGAgtctcagatttttgtatttttaaagccGTCTGTTCTGTGCCAGACACGCTCCGTCGATTTATTGGGCCTAAGGcgtgtcggtttcctcacgatattttcctggACCGTATATccagtgttaaatgcgcacatagtcaGGGTTCCAACTTATAACCTCaggcatgagagtcgcatgctaaAACCTCTGTCCAATAAACACTATTCACAGAGATCATTTGCTGCACAAAAAGCTGAACCCTTAAACTTTCCTTTACTCTATCTTTACGTCTAACTCCACGCTGGGTGACTCGGGGGTCTTACCACCTTCTATTCCGCATGGCGGGTTTTCAATGCCAGAAGTTCACAAAGTCGAACAAACTGGTGTGCAGAAGGCCTTATTATCCCTTGATACCCACAAGTCGAGTGGCCCTGACGGCCTTTCCTCGATCGTACTTAAGACATGTGCTTCTGAGGTGACTCCGGCTCTTTCGACTATCGTACTCCTCGTTGCGTAGTTCCAAGCTCATTGAAGACTACGACCGCTCTGACCCATCCACCTACAGACCTATCGCAATCACTTCATTATTTTCCAAGTAAATTGAGTCTTAATTATCAATACTGGAGGAGAACCAGCTAATTGGTGATCGTCAGGGGTAGTAGAAACCATGTTAAGTTTAACCCTACAAAGACTCAGGTTTGTTCGTGTTCTGCTGAAGAAAGATCCTTTTGTCTTGTCTCCTCAATTTGAAGGCGCTCTCCTTAGTACTTCACAGCCTCAGTATACTTGGGGTTGACATATCCAAAGAAGTCGTTCACAACTAAGCGTTGTGAAACCAATtggacttagggtcctttaagaaaagagcgtaccaattcttaaagggctggcaacgcacttgcgagccttctgtgAATGTGAGTATCCattggtatcacttaacagcaggctctcctgcccgtttgcagaaaaactgttattttgatcctttttttatataatttcagaTGTTTATTGAAACATGCTATAATAGCTGCGGCCTGTGGTACGGGATCTGTACAGTCCGGCCAACACGATATCGACTGTACCCCTCAGGGCCCGCTGGGACATATGGCTGGAGCCGATATACATACGAAATTTCGTGCTTTTAATATAGCATATTATGACACTGGAGTATTTGGTAAGATCAACTTTACTTGGTTACTGAtctaaatctaaataattggCTCTAACAATGCcgattacaataattatgacgTCCAACACACCAAATATCGATGTAGTTCTTAAATATACGCTGCGGTGATGTCGGACAATAAGAATTATGCAGCGCGAAAACTCAATATTGAAATTGCAAACGATATTTAAGTTACGGTTACGTAGGTTATTTAGGTTACGTTAATTAGTAGTAGCATAGttgaaaatacaaaacaacGACTTTaggacgactcattggtctagtggttagtaggTACcactgactgcgaatccatgggtcccgggttcgatcccggctgagacgaacatcgatgtgatgagcatttggtgttgtgcttaggtcttgggtgtttaaatatgtatttatatgtctatctatctataatatgtatgtatatccgttgcctagtacccataacacaagttacaccagcttagcatgggaccaggtcaattggtgtgaattgtcaaaaaaaaaaaacaagaaaggAATTCTTCGTATAGGTCACAACCCGTTCGTCAAACCCGGCCCTCACTCTGAAGCTTCCAACAGCGATAGCGATATTGATCAAGACGTTTTTTACGCAAGTACGCTGTAGTTCTTTCAATAACCGTGGTGCTGATAGCGCAATCTTGGAATCGCGCGGTACCAAAACTGATTTTTGATATCGATACCGCTAATGAAAGTAACAGAATAAGGGCTCTGCTGTCACAAAACTgggtttcaataaaaataagttttaggGATATTATGCAACACTCGTGCGCAGACGGCTAAAACATGTACGTGTGCGCTCGTTGAGTTTCTGTGCAACGTTGGGGATTTGGATTTCCGGCAGCTTGAAATCGGAAAAAAAAGATTAAGTTAGTAATATCTTTGTATAGAATCTAAAATAGTCGTCATAACAGTCCTTATTGTTAatgaaattcatttattttctttattatattttacccttattaattatacaaaattatattatctcCACTAAGTACTACAGGTACGAACATAAATAACGATAATAACGTAGTTTCTTCTGATAGTGTTTAAATTATGCTTATTGATATTAGCTTGCCAGTAATGTACTGCTTTTATCTAATAGAAATGGAATTGGCCCGTCATGACGAAGATGCGGCGGCATCAGCAGAGGGCCTAGCTTTGCAGTTGGCTTGCGGTGTGCGCCTTGACGGTGTTGGTGATGCGCTAGCGCTTATCGACAATATTACCGTCGATGACCTCTCTTGTGTAGCCAAGGCTATATCTAGTCGCCGTTAGTGTTACGCATTATCAATATTACACATTAACATCGTGAATTGTTTGACTCATATTAtcacttaaataatttcttattgcgttaaacaaaacaataatcgAAAACGTGCAAATTGCAATGACTCTATGCAAATCATATATGATTATTGTTTTGAGAGACACGACCGCGCCGCTAACCGACAGGTGGCGTTGCAACAACATGTTTATTTCAGGAAATGATTTAGCTATTGCAGTTGTTGGGGATTGTGGTGCGGTACCACACGATCAGGAGCTGTTCCATCAcctataattgttttaaaactcaTTAAACATACTAGATATAAATTCTATTCATTCTTGGCTTTTTATTTTCCCAATAATATacactaattaaataaatataataattacaatgaaATGTGTGTAATACAgctaattcaaattaaataaattaatgtatgcACGATTAAATTGACTTAACTATGCTCGTAAAAATACTAGTGTCAGTACTTGATGTCAAACCATCATTAGTCAAATTGTAATATCAAGAGTCAAGACTCAAACGTCgaggaattaaaaatttaaagttgatACATTATATAGATACTGTGGTTCACTACTAAATACTAATTTCTTATCTGTATTTAGTATTCTGTGCTCAGTGCTgtgctttatatttttgtttcaagggAGGCCTAGGAcctaagttatatttaaaattgtataaaaaatatcgtaaaaaacaaatttagcaagctatgaaataaaataaatgtaattttaattcaaaatgttGAATTCCTTGCAAAATTCTATCAAATGTAAGTGTTCCACCAAATATTCAGGTTATGTTGTTGCTGATTTGCTTGCGATTTTATTTCGATCTTATACTAAAAGTGATTTTTCATTTCAGATTTGCGGGTTGTGAACATTAAAACCGCCTTAAACTCGTTAAAagaatgtaaaccaaataatcCAATAGTAAGACCCAAACTTGATCTAATATCTAAAGCCAAAACTATATCCTTCTCACCAAGATGTATCAATTTCGAAATACAAGAAAAGCCTAtggataataaaataaaacgggATCCTTTAGCTTACACTCCAATAGTTAATCCGAGGTCAATTTTACCACTAATTGATGCCAATTGGAGAAATGATGAGATTGGTTTGCCTGCCATTGACCGAGAAGAAAAACAAGCAATCCGTTTGATTGTTATTAGAAGGAAAAAGATGAAGAAACATCAAAGGAGGAAGCTTTTTAAGAGAATGAGGCATCGCTGGGCAAGagtatgtacataatatatacactaTAAATATATCCTTATTGTTGCATAAGCACTTTTGTCCTACTTGTTTGTCATACAGGCTTAGCTTCTTTAAaagtatatagaaataaattcactTTCATTTAGTGTaacttattgttattatttcagGTAAAGAAAAACCGCCGcattaagaaagaaaaaatctTTCAAACAGAGTTAATGATGATGATTAAACAGGCAAATGCATTTTCTGCTGAGCAGTATGTGACTAGCAAAATTGATAAAGCAAACCACACTCCATTGCCAACTCGCTGGAGACACAAGCGTCTTCCTCAGTTCATCATACGACAACTACTTGGCATTGATAAGAAGATTAATTACAAGCATACTGATGTATATAAAGCATAGATTAAGATCAATGTTTAGTAGTGCTTTAGAATAATTAAAGgtgtatattaatttactataactattattttattgttgttgtatgatatgtttttaacagatgGGAGTCACCTGAGGCTTGATTCCAAATTTTACTCTTAAATTACAGTTTTTATGTGTCTGGCAACATGTACTATCAACCTTTTCTAATGTAAGTTAAATTTAGCcacaataaaatttgttactttttCTAAATTACCTCCGAGAAAAATAATCCTCTATGCACATAGTAAAAATTTGacataaatcaataattaccTAAAATGTGTTTCATCGTGACCATGttacatttattatctttttttttacttttaatgatgattcaattataacttaaaaggTGAATTTTGTAGCATTGAACAAccctaattttaaaattagtacAATTTTCAGCCAAATTAATCTAAtctaattgtttatattattttatttaaagggtTTCATTAGAGTGAATCGATCATTGAACAATAATTCTAATTTGACAAAAATTTCTagtaaaatttagtttttcatggtgatataatattaaacttaatctTGATACTATGGGCCTATTAAGAATATCAAAAAGAAACATTGAAATAGTATAAGTGTTATATGCTaagcataaaaaaaatgttaacctAATAAACAGTCTTTCATATAAAAGattcaaattcaattaattaccGCTATCTAACGAATAAGtttataaatcataaattacATCAGCGCCATCTGTCTTGCTAAAGTATTACTAAGCAGTAAGTTCTGGCTTGCTAATATAGCAATTCtttttttcacactataaaTACTAAACTTAACTTGCGCCCGCACCATCTAGTGCGTAATAAGCGAGAGGTGGAAAAGCAAGGAACTCGTGTGATCACCGTCGATTGCAATCCAAGTTACCCCACTAGATCTACTTCTCTACAGATTTTATATACACTgcaataaaattcaatttatagaCCAATTCCGCGCTttctaatttgtattttaccttataacaaaaaaacttattatattattaagtaggtgatttacataatattttgcgTTGTGTGTTATAGAAACAAAAGTGTTTAGCAGACACTAACAATACTATGGCTATTAGGGTTAAAGCAGTGGCGGATTTACCAATAGGCTGCCGTTAAAATTAGCCTGTGAATCAACGTGTGCTAAccataaaaaaccaaaaaccaTTTCAATGAATTGTTACTGTTATGATAGCGTGTTTTTTTCtcttacttttattaaaatcgttTGAAGAAATGCTAAaaccaatttttattatacttgtaCGATCAGTCGAAGCACATTTCTGTTCTCGACGATGTTAATATCTTTGTTTTATGATAAACTTCTTAATTACGAATTCGACGCCCTGTTGACACAGATTAATGGTTCCCTCGGGATGTTTtccttttttgttgtttttactACATTTAGCGCGGATCTCGCAAAAAGTGCTCTCTGCTTGTTTACGAAAGTCGAGCTGCGAAGCTTATCGAATGTTATCAAGATTTAGTCAAAGGTTTTTGTGTAAAATTGAAGTACATACAACTTCTGTTTTACGTTTTATTTAGTTGATGGTAATGTTTTTAAgacgtttttatttgtttaataatacttttctATCCATAAGTACTTGAAGTATTTTGTTCAATAGCCATTTTAAAGGAAACTTACTCTTTTTTTCTGTAAAATCGTTATTAGtacataatatgaaataattattttctgtttttttataattaaataaggaAGCATAAGCTAtaaacctaaataataattattcctggtacatttaaaatagtaacgaaaacatttatttattatgacgTAACGGTCTCGTTATTCgtttaaggtttttgttacttaattacgtgtcaccgtgaccacgcacgctgtaaagcacgcgaaacgtcggataaatttaaaattatgttaaataattgtaaatttataagaatacataactttaatccggttaaaaagtttttctttaaatacttaattactgatttttttattctatatttaaagtttagctttataaacaaattaattaacattaatttgtttatacattgtattttttcaaagactCAAATTTACGAGCTCGGCATAAAATTTTAAGCCCCGATAAGCCTTCGTATAATCAATCCCACTTCGAACCTTTACACTTCGTAAATAAAGACCCTTCAATTGTGAACGAATTTTATTTAGTCTCAGCTTTGCGGCTCAATTTTACACGTTATTTTGACGAACCGGCATTTGTGAAAATGAAAGAGATAAGACAATTTTAGATAcacgtttttaaattactaacaaGATAGTTAGTGAAAATTAGTTAATGCAGTATTtgtcattttataaaatctccTCTTCAATCATTTCAGCTtagttattagtattttttatttatttattcccacATCATAATTCTATCTTTACAGTTATTACTAATTCGATTGAATGACACATTAATTATACCCACACCGattaacctacataataaacatacaaaaaatatatttatatacctaaatcttataactaataatataggaagcaactcttgtgaacttagccagtgtacaaacaaataggtctacctcaacagaaattatatttatgatatgTATTGCTCGCGTGAGTGACGCTTCGCTAACCAAGTTGGAATGTGCGCGCGGTACATCAAAAAGTTGAGACTTCCGCCTCAGGTTTTTACTTGGTACCCGTAagtatcttaaataaatacactgaCAAAGCTAGCTCTCTTCTGAGGCGTAGCTGGTCATAACCCACCATACCCAGAACAAACAGGGTCGGGTACATAAGTATAAACTTACTATactacttatttatgttaaaaactttaaactttagataatactagcggacccgacagacgttgtcctgtcttaactatgaatattgatttcaaattggtataatgaattaaaaaatatttcagaaacaaagtgtttattattctaatgctttatgttatacaacatactttgtttgtttttctggctcgcatattattatatgtattatcaatataataactccgatcgaagcatttattttgaacgatattaatttttcttacatcctctgacgatatttgcagcacgcattctgtcaatgttgtgttatgtcaaacgccataaggttacaccaaaaagttcgaattgtatggttgttaagtattcttgaattttccgcgcatttttatatatatagatttgcaattttaaatttaaaaactatagcCAAAACGGATTACACTGTATCATGACGAAGataaagtacataatatataatttggccTTTTGAGATGTGTATGGAAATGTTTAATGTGCGTTTTtagattaatttgtttttctttcgaAAATGTGCATTGGAGATACTAGTTGTATAGAATAAGTCGAGTCGAGTACTTAATAccaaataattagtttttatagtgTAGTAGCATAGTTTTATTCAGccgatttttttgtaattcgtGTCTTTTTATGTTTTGAGGTGCTTGTAATGTGTGAATTATTAGCCTTCATAATCGTTACTACTGTTGTATTATTTCTTCTTATTCAAATAACCCGTTTCAATTTCTCGATTTACAGCGCAATCAACGACCGCAAATGTTTAAATTGAGTTTAAGATTAGCTTGCAAGAAAAGTTTCAGTTACAAGGAAAAAAGTGAAATCTGTGGAACGTCGGCAAATCTTTTTCTTTGCGAAGTGTCTTGAACATCTTAATGACGTTGCTGGAACAAAGAGGACGAGAGAATTGCGGTGTTATGTAGCTAAACCAGGGTGGAAATCACTCAACGGTCCATGGAGATTTTAGGGGATGGAAatcattttgtataaattttatttactgatTAATATTGTTCGCCCAATTACAAAATTGAATCATTAAAATAAGCTTACTTAAATTGAGTGCTACAATTTCCTGTTGACTTTATCAAGATATTTCAATTATCTAAAACTTGATAGCGAAATAATTTCCATTGCAAGTTAACAGACAAGTTAAACTAGAAAATTTGAGCTCGTAATTCTACCAATGCTAATAAATGTAGATCCGAAATAGACCTACAATGGTTTTGAATGAAATGCAATCTCAGTAAGATCTAGAAATCCCGCAAAACCAGGAATTACGTAATCCGCACATCGCAACGAAGACGCGTACCCTCGTAGCCCCATTGTAGAGCTCTCGTAGCACGGTCGTAGAGTGGTCTGCATCTACATTGAGCTACACACTcatagaatattaaatgcaaaCTTCACACGTAggattctaaattcaaatggactttttaaattaaagaggTCTATTTGTAGAAAAACCTATTTTGCGTTAGATACTGGGTGGCGCAAAAGTACTGgcactaaagaaaatttgtttattttttttatatgacatttccTGTCATTCTGTTGTTGAAAATTGGGTAGTgaacaattaatgtaaaatacactGAAAATTGGGCATTTCCAGCGTATTTTGGTGAAAGACTTAAAGATGTTCCCACGAACATTGACACGATTATTCCACGTTCTTGGGGAGTAAAACGGtccatgtttattttcagtgtatttCACATTTGTTCACTACACAATTTTCAACAACAGAATGACAgaaaatgtcatataaaaaaaataaacaaattttctttagtgcCAGTACTTTTGCCCCACCCAGTATAACACTTATATAACACGTTTTAGTGGTTGTAGCGGATACGATTTTGACTTGCAGTAAgtattttatcttaatattcataattattctctttatttttgacaaaattacTTACTAGATTGTTGGAAAGTGTGATATTGAAAATACGAAATCTACTTAAAAGTTGTCCACACAACTTATCCCACGATAAATAATCAGACGCAGAGCGGTATCTCATAGATCACATCgcttattaaatgtaaatcgTATACCGTAAATTTGGAACAAGTtatctcaataaaaaaaactttttacggcGTCGCTTACGTTTTGAAAAGTTTTCCAGTCATAAATTGTGAGCGTAAAGCAACTctgcttatttattttttgtggttTTCCGTTACTTGTACTTGCGTTAAGATAGTTTAAGAGCCAACAAATAATATCTTATATcgtgattttttaaaagttattcacTAGTTTA contains:
- the LOC125050592 gene encoding uncharacterized protein LOC125050592; the encoded protein is MLNSLQNSIKYLRVVNIKTALNSLKECKPNNPIVRPKLDLISKAKTISFSPRCINFEIQEKPMDNKIKRDPLAYTPIVNPRSILPLIDANWRNDEIGLPAIDREEKQAIRLIVIRRKKMKKHQRRKLFKRMRHRWARVKKNRRIKKEKIFQTELMMMIKQANAFSAEQYVTSKIDKANHTPLPTRWRHKRLPQFIIRQLLGIDKKINYKHTDVYKA
- the LOC125050414 gene encoding probable mitochondrial-processing peptidase subunit alpha-2, chloroplastic/mitochondrial, whose protein sequence is MVTKAFQSVRQFSRTPSVWNLCWPSSHFRPQCVQRTELLNGIKVAAAKTSGTAVAACTIMFQAGSRFEINDDFGATHFIRAISPASGCAYTDFSKARVLQQFGAHLTCTATRQYIAFTLTCPLPSFKETKYYLLDTAARSMYNEWDIKDCMSHIRDDLYRITTEERVMDLVQRACWAGSLANSIYCEEERVESMTRLRLCGFVYENFKSSSCSVASVGVPFEETLKVADKIEMTRYKPPERKELPSNPRAGFEYYELGPGSDTCIAAVIPGCGASDLTCLLKHAIIAAACGTGSVQSGQHDIDCTPQGPLGHMAGADIHTKFRAFNIAYYDTGVFGILCNTRAQTAKTCTCALVEFLCNVGDLDFRQLEIGKKRLKMELARHDEDAAASAEGLALQLACGVRLDGVGDALALIDNITVDDLSCVAKAISSRRNDLAIAVVGDCGAVPHDQELFHHL